The Benincasa hispida cultivar B227 chromosome 11, ASM972705v1, whole genome shotgun sequence genome has a segment encoding these proteins:
- the LOC120090679 gene encoding bidirectional sugar transporter SWEET5-like translates to MISVTVTRNIVGIIGNVISFGLFFSPVTTFYKIIKNKSMQEFKPDPYIATVLNCMFWVFYGMPFVHPDSVLVVTINGVGLFIELAYLTIFVIFADNKGRKKVGICLLIEVIFVGIIVAITMLALHGTKNRSLMVGIICDIFNIMMYISPLTIMKKVITTKSVKYMPFPLSLTNFLNGCVWTAYALIKFDPYMLISNGVGAISGFLQLILYGYYSVMGSKEDDEITEKEPKKIQLSNLNGLSNV, encoded by the exons atgaTTAGCGTCACCGTTACTCGAAATATCGTCGGCATTATCG gGAACGTCATCTCCTTTGGCCTTTTTTTCTCCCCTGT AACaacattttataaaataataaagaataagtcCATGCAAGAGTTCAAGCCAGATCCTTACATTGCAACTGTTCTAAATTGTATGTTTTGGGTATTTTATGGAATGCCTTTTGTTCATCCCGACAGTGTTTTAGTCGTCACCATTAATGGAGTTGGTCTTTTTATTGAACTTGCTTATTTGACAATTTTTGTCATCTTTGCTGATAACAAAGGACG GAAAAAAGTCGGTATTTGTTTGTTGATAGAAGTCATATTTGTCGGTATCATTGTTGCAATAACAATGTTAGCTTTGCATGGAACCAAAAATAGATCCTTGATGGTTGGAATCATTTGTGACATTTTCAACATCATGATGTATATTTCTCCTCTAACCATCATG aAAAAAGTGATAACAACAAAGAGTGTGAAGTATATGCCTTTTCCACTTTCATTGACAAACTTTCTCAATGGTTGCGTTTGGACAGCTTATGCACTCATCAAATTTGACCCCTATATGTTG ATAAGCAATGGTGTTGGAGCAATTTCAGGTTTTCTCCAATTGATTTTGTATGGTTATTACTCAGTGATGGGTTcaaaagaagatgatgaaattaCAGAGAAAGAACCTAAGAAGATTCAACTCTCCAACTTAAATGGACTATCCAACgtctaa